A segment of the Candidatus Jettenia caeni genome:
AGAGTATTTGTCATTGCGAGGGGGTTTTTCCCGAAGCAATCTTTTCTACACTATTCAAGAGATTGCTTCGGACAATACCCTCGCAATAACACGTTAAACACAACACGGACAAACCATGTCCCTGTAAGGGTCGTTTGTCCGTGCCACCCTGAAAACCGCTTACATAAAATATGAATAAAAACTTAAAGAAAGCCAACAGTATGTATCCTGTTATGTATAGGTTTCCTTTGTTCCCTAAGTCAATACTGATCGTAGCGTTGTTATTCATAGCCAGCTGTGCGCCGGTTATATCTCAGCGGGTAAGGGAGCAAGCAAGGCCCGATATCACCTTCAAAGAATTGCAGAACACCCCCGAACGCTATAAGGGCCGAGTAATTATCTTAAGTGGCTTTATTATAGAGACAAAAAACACAAAAGAAGGAACCTTACTGGAAATATTACAGGCTCCTGCGGGCTTCCGGGGAGAACCGAAAGACGCTGATAGATCTGAGGGAAGATTTCTGGCGATCAGCGATCATTATCTGGATACAAATATCTATAAGAAAGACCGAAAGGTTACCGTAGCAGGCGAGGTTCAGGGAAAGAGGGTTCAGCCTTTAGAAAAAACGGAATACGTCTATCCACTACTCCATGTTAAGGAAATACATCTCTGGCCGGTTGAAGAGGTACGCCCATATCCATATCCGTATAGTTACTATCCTTTTGATAGATATTACTGGCGAAGAGATCTTTGGCGTCACCGAATACCAAAGCATCGCAAAGATTGCAAAGACCATAAAGGCGGTAGAGGTCATAAACAGCGTAAACGTTGATTTCCCTTTTAGGGGATAAGAGAACCAATACACCAGGATACATTTATAGTATAGCTTTCTTTAACTTTTTTATTAACAACAAGGTAAAATACAGTATGGGAAAATATCTTATCGCTATTTTTATTCTCTATCTTCTCGTGGTCATTTCAGACCACTGGCTCGAATATCTCAATCTCTCTCATCTCAAAAAACATGGCGCCTCAATCCCTCCGGAATTCGAAGGGTATATAGACCAGGCATTACTGAAAAAGACACAAGACTATGTTGTTGAGAATACAAAATTTGAGGTTGTTTCATCTATTTTCCATACCATAATCTTCATATTTTTTCTCTTCGGAAATCTGCTGAATATCTACAATTCGTGGATTGCCTCTCTGAGATTACCCTTTATCTTATCAGGTTTGATCTTCTTTTTGCTCCTGTTTTATGCTGATACACTCCTAAAAATTCCCTTCGATCTTTATCATACATTTCAAATAGAAAATACCTATGGGTTTACAACTACCACCCGGAGATTATGGGTAACCGATCTCATAAAGTCGCTGGCAATATCCACTATTCTGATGGCCATCATACTATCAGGAGGCCTTCTGATTATTCAGGTAAGCCCCAATTTCTGGTGGTTATGGGTATGGTGTCTCTTTCTGGCCTTCAGTATCATAATTATGTACATCTTCCCCTACGTAATAGAACCGCTCTTTAATAAGTTTACCCCTATTGAAGATGAGAAACTTCAGGAGGGTATACGCTCTATTATGCAAAGGGTTGGTATAAAGGTAAAAAAGGTCTTAACCATGGATGCATCAAAGAGAACAAAGCACACCAACGCCTATTTTACCGGTATGGGAAAGGTAAAAAGGATTATTCTCTACGATACACTCCTGGAGAAGATGGATAATGATGAGACTCTGTCAGTCCTTG
Coding sequences within it:
- a CDS encoding lipoprotein; the encoded protein is MYPVMYRFPLFPKSILIVALLFIASCAPVISQRVREQARPDITFKELQNTPERYKGRVIILSGFIIETKNTKEGTLLEILQAPAGFRGEPKDADRSEGRFLAISDHYLDTNIYKKDRKVTVAGEVQGKRVQPLEKTEYVYPLLHVKEIHLWPVEEVRPYPYPYSYYPFDRYYWRRDLWRHRIPKHRKDCKDHKGGRGHKQRKR
- a CDS encoding endopeptidase; its protein translation is MGKYLIAIFILYLLVVISDHWLEYLNLSHLKKHGASIPPEFEGYIDQALLKKTQDYVVENTKFEVVSSIFHTIIFIFFLFGNLLNIYNSWIASLRLPFILSGLIFFLLLFYADTLLKIPFDLYHTFQIENTYGFTTTTRRLWVTDLIKSLAISTILMAIILSGGLLIIQVSPNFWWLWVWCLFLAFSIIIMYIFPYVIEPLFNKFTPIEDEKLQEGIRSIMQRVGIKVKKVLTMDASKRTKHTNAYFTGMGKVKRIILYDTLLEKMDNDETLSVLAHEAGHWKRRHLIKHLIASECIALIALYISYKLVQSDFLIHLFHIKDATFFAKVVILGFLGSLVAFPFTPVFHFFSRRHEIEADRFSCELTGNSKSMISTLIKLSKDNLSNLHPHPLYAAFHYSHPPVLERIKRIKQGQVSSLPLQQH